TGATTAAGTTAATCTCAGCTGTTTTGCCCACTAATCCTGGTTGCGTGGAAATTCAGTTGCCATAAATTAATAGTTTAGATTCCTGTGACTTTCCATTTTCATCTGAAGGATTTCTATTTTTGCAGAATTAAACAACTAAGgaattaattatttcatttctGTAGGAGTTTTCTTCCAATAAAAGGAAAAGACACCTTTGCAAAAAAGGTGAAACACATTCTTGCTCTATTCCATTTATGACAAAGTTGCTTATATCATTACTGTTAATGGTTTTAATCATTACCATTATACATTGATTAATTTCATAGTACACATTAATCACTGAGTTTAATACAACCcagttcatttttaaaataacctgTTGTCAAAATATACCAAGGTATCACAAATCTCAAACTCTTGCAAGGCATCTATAGAAAGTTAAAAATGTGCTCTTAAGCAAAAGCCTAGGCATTATGTAATCCGTTTGCAATAATTACAATGAATAGTCGCATGACTCATCATAGATGGCGTGCCAACACAATTATGCTTTTCAGGCCCTTAGGTAGTTCAACATAAATCTCTACCAGCCACATTCCACAGGACATAACATGCGAGATAGCATGTCTGCATTGTATCGCCAGCTTTCTCTGCACGCTATTGGGGCTGAACCATTTACACAGATCATGAATAGCGATCTGTGAAGAACTGCCATGACAGTGTAATAGGATCGGCTCTGCTTGGATCAGGCACGGCACCAAAACAGGGTGGTTGATCAATGTGTGGTTATACAAGTACTGCTTCTCTATATAACCGTGTATTTTTGCGAACtgacaaaacataaaaacaaactgcTGAAGAAAAACACTGCTATTAAAGACTGTACACAGTGGTTCTCaactctggtcctggaggaccccccaaccctgctggtttttgttctaacagacctctcaatgacttaattgaacccttcattTAACTAATactttgcttacattttattttttagaatgtataactgtttatatttttttaaggttcATTCCTTAATAAGAAAATGAATTCCTTATATCATTTTGTACTTAACTGAAAACCCATActgttgaaaataattaaaaggctatTATCTAGAacattattaattcaattaagggttACATTAAGAAGTTGAGAGTTCGTTTGGAACAAAATCcggcagggtagggggtcctgcaggacaagaacaaagaaaaagacaggGCCGGTTTATTGTGGCTTCATCGCTTCTGGATAGGATCAGggcattttaacttttttgttaCTTAATCTGTGTTTAGATATTTGTCCCTCATGTAAATCACGCCCAGTCCCGTTGGCTGTTTGTTTGGTGCTTTGGTCCTCGTTAGCTCGGATATTGTCAGACCTGATCTGGCACACTATACTTCACTTTCGTCAACACATACCTGCCGGAGTGCTGTGTCATCGTTCATGGATAACAATGTAAAGACACGCGTGGTTCACACGCAACTGTAGTGTTGTCACCTCTAGCCGGTATAAGAGCCGCACAGATACAGTCAACCCCTGCACACCAGTCTGCTTCATATAACTAAAGTACCCTATACACGTACACTATGGGTGAGTTCACTTATGTTAGAATACGCTATCTTTggattgttttaataataatattagtctTGTATATGATTGTTTATGCATGCGATTAAAATGTACCATTCAGTTATTAGCTCAGTCATTTCCGAGTcgcttttctatttatttaggCTCATTTAGGCAAAGGAATAGTTTTGGAATATATATGTGATTGGAAATAGAAACTTGTTTTCATGGTAGGGGACagatatatttgtttatgtgtATTGCTATAGCATTTGCAGTTTTTCCGGCATTTTCCACGATTCAGTTTACATCGCTGTTGTTAATGGACATAATCAAACATGTAGCCTCTAAACTGAGCGATGTGAATTGTAGAATATATGCAACAATATTGCCTTTGCTGACACTGTGTGTCCCATGACCGGGAACTGCTTCCGGTGTGATTTACACTCCAGATTAAACTTTGAGAGAGCGACTTCAGGGCAATGTTGAGTGTGTggattgttatttgttttttggttgtttgaTTCATAGATATCATCCCGAAAGCCTACACTACGGTTGCCATGACACATGACATTGTGCTCCGCTTGTTTAAACGCCTTTTGTCTGCCCTGATATCCGAGCTAATCTTGTCCAGTGGATGACAAACAAACGCAGGTGGaaattacttgatttcttagcagacacccttatccagggtgacttacaattgttacaatctatcacattatatattaaattaccCTCCCCAAACAGTTGGTGACTTtttctgcgcagaactgcggaatcCCAGCTATCCAATTGGCATAGCATCGCAGACCCGCGCAGAAAACTGTTTGGGGAGggtaatttaatatataatgtgatagattgtaacaattgtaacatCTGCACAAGATCGTTTCCAGGCCACTTGACTCAGTTGTAGACATCTGTGGATTGCATAAATGTTGCGTTTCCCCttgaatattgaatattgatGTAATGAACTGATCCAACATGTTATGTGCGACATCTCCCTCATTACCTTTACTTACTACGTAAGGTATTGAACTCTAATGTAGTGCTTCAACTAGGTTATTATGGTTGTCATTACTGCTAGAGATAATACTAGCACTTTAAAAACGAAATTCAGATTTCCCACAGATCTAGAGACATTGCTCTGCTACAATATGGTTTTATAATTAATGTAGTATTGAGGCTAGAATTCTAAGTTTGTCTGTGTTTTCTCATCTGTCCAGGTTTTATTTCTGCCATTGAGCACTTCTAGGTTTAAAGTGGATGGTTTATCTTGTGATAAGATGTTTCTTTGCAGTCTAAGCTCTCTAAACATTTAAGTCTACATTCTCAACTACGAGGACatttaactaaaacaatatGAACAATCACTACAAGACCAGTTTGCATTGTCAAATGGTACATAAACAGGCCTAGACGTAGGATAGCCATTCATCCAGTGGAAGGGTGTTGAGTATTCTTCAGTGCCATTAGTGGCCACCCTACCTAGACTTTATATAGGCTTAATTCTAACaggcaaatcatttaaaatcaaGGCACGGTGTGCCTTTCTGATATCTCCCCATGTGTTTCAGCCCGCAACGTCCTGATTGTGTATGCGCACCAGAGTCCATGTTCCTTCAACGCCGCCCTGAAAGACGCCGCTGTGGAGGTCCTGCAGAAGCAGGGGTGTCAGGTGACTGTGTCTGACCTCTACTCCCTTAACTTCAAAGCCAGTGCCACTGCGGAGGATGTGATTGGTAAATAACTACTGAGGCTTCTTTTCTATTTCCACAAATCCATCTTCAGCTAGTAACCGGGACGGACTGGGACTAAAAAATGGCCCTGGACTTTAACCCAAACTGGCCACCACAACTGGCCTGCAAATACTCCACCAGCACGCCGAgtgctacacaacacacactctgtaAACTGTTGTAAGAGTTATACACAACACATACTGAAGTGTCAACATCCCATCTTTATCTGAAGCctagtttaaaatataaattgaattcctaaaacagcagcagcccctccatttgatcaaattaatgaattattaataataacaaaactttATTTGTACAGCATGAATGGAGCTGGAGAAAAGTAGCTTAACACTACAATTCAGTTGTAATTCATAGTTGTTTTAGCTAAAGATTATAAAATATAGCAACATAGTGTAAACAATAGCTTATAGTCAGGCTGAATCATcatgaatttaattaataagtGTCTTCGACATTTTCCACTCAAATACTGCCTTAAATTAAACATGCATACATCTTTTAGCCAAAGTTGTTCTGAATCCATAGGTACCAAAACATTGTGGTTCATagcaaaaatatttaatttataaactGCAATGTAAAAGTCTCTTAATTCAATTTTGCTGTATTGGCATGACAACAGTATTGCCAAGCATTACATAGATTTTAATAGAGacaatatttcaataaaaaaataagaaataatacaaatatatccccccctcccctcacacagcccaaatacaaacagaacaggtccctttccatcctcctccctccctcactctctcgtAATCTGACACCTGCCTTATCAGCTGAGCTCCAAGGCTGAGAGAGGGTcctggattggctagatattcatagagtcacagtcagtgattgggtaaaaaatatcAATTATCTAGAGCTCAGGACATCCCACAGTAACATCCTTTCTTTTGGACAATACCAGTGCGCAAATTCAGGTCATGGCCATCCGTGATGTTGAcaccccatgtgttcagaatatgaatacaaatatatgcattCGTTTGTGGTGCATTTGTGCTGATTTGTGCAGTAAAAATAATCGTTTGTGACGGTATGGTTCCCGAGATATTAAGATTATATGTTATGATCTGTGACgtcactcagcaccccatcaaCGTCCAAATCGCGCCAATATAGTCTCTTTCATTTGTGCTACGTTCGTGCTGGTTTGTGTTGTCCTGGATAACTGGTGTCTGGTGCcaaaaaataccttttcaatTGTATAGGGTTCGCATGGAGTTATTGGCTACTTCCTTCCTTGTACCCAGAATGGAGTGGTGAGCCTGTTGATAACATGTAACAATTTGTGAGCTTAAAGTGTATTCATGGTGTCCTGGtttccagtgtttgtttttggtcTCGTAGCAGGGGTTTAGTCTGAAGCCTATACGAAATTAAGTAGTCCTAACCTACGAAAACGATACATGGAGAAGTGTATGCAAAACATGGCTTGATTGGTGTTGTCGGCAGTCCAAACCCCACTCCCTGCTTTGCTGTGTTCAGCCGAATAAAGACCCTGTTGTGCAATTGCACTGCAACGTACGAGCAGAATTAAACTGAAGCAGAATACGCGTTTGAAGCCGCATACGGCCAGAATAGCCTGTGCATTTTACCGCACAAATCGGCACAACCGTAGCATGAAGGACAGAACCACTGTTAAGtgattaaaatacaatgtttaatATCTGAAGAACCATGTCCGCACAAACAATTATTTGGgctgcacaaaccagcacaaacgaatgacaccACTTCGGACCGATTGGAGTTTGATTGGGTGCTagatgatgtcatcgctgatcatttaaaaatgaatatctaaaaaactataactgcactgatgaaaacaaatatggcacacattatgggctcaaattagccataagtatcgcataacaataataatattgtaaacaaaacatgtatcgaaagcaaatagtgttaaatcgagagcaaaactcgcctgcagtCGCTGTGTTCGGTTGCGACGCTGCGATCTTCGCTGTCGCGccggtttctttgctttcgatttatttTTTTCGATACGAGTTTtggctgttttgtcgtgagggcgggatttacaagGAGGCggggatcctgggtctccattggtgcagcaggtttgagtgacggttcttcatacccaatcagtgagcagggggCTGGTCTGGATGGtatcggtttcaacagcagcgccggtTCGGCGACTCATTGACCCCCTGTGTGCgcagacctgcagtcaagagctgcgCAGTCACTGCATCCCACCGCCACAAACGAAAGAGACTATTTTGCTGAGTGACCTcacagctcataaaatataTTCTTTAATATCTCGGGAACCGGCACAAAACGATGATTTTTGCGGCACAAACGAAgacatatttgtattcatattctgaacacaCGGGGTGCCATCTCCACGGAGCTAGAACATGGTTCTGTGCAGCTCAAAACCGCACGTCCATCTCAAATCGTTTCCCCATTAACTAATACTTAGTACTAGATGCCCCAATTTTGGTCGATTCCGCCCAATTCGGCTTCAGAATTTAGAGAAAATAATGCTTAATGTTTAACATGTAAACTAGTGACATCCCTATATTGATGTTAtctgtctccctccctgccCTGCCCCCCTATTTGTCTGCCATGTCACTGAATGTGCCGTCTCCTTCTTCTACTCCCGTTTGAACCTGGCCCGGGCTGCAGCATCCTTTTTGACATTGGCACTACaagttttttattcattttttagttgttgccgtgggaaaaaaaaaagatgtagtCCAAGACCATTTGTAGTTCTTATGGGTAACCTCGCGATACGACAGGACTGGCTAGGCGCTGAAACGAGGTGGCTCCTGCGATTCCTTCTAAAAATGTCTCAGTGTCTGTTTAGTTAAAAGCCTGATATGtttctttgtgttgtgttgtcattAAACAAAAACCAAAGCTGCCACAAAATATACTAATTAGAAACATGTACCAGACAAAGTATTAATGGCAATTGTAGCCGGAGTTCCCTGCTCGGGATTCGAACCGCCAACCACAGGAGCGTgttataaaattaaacaaattgaatCCTGGACTTTTATAACTTTTATAAACAAACATTGTGCACCTCAGTATATAGATTGCGTTCTGTATGTAATTTCAATACaatagtgtttgtgtgtagttCTGCATACAGAGGGGCTAAACATCCTCTTGGAAACTAAAATCACATAATAAAATGGTTTAACAGCTCAACTCATTAATTTCACGTTGACTCACATGTGGTCTAACGATCCTATTCGTGCAATAACAGTTAATGATCAAGTAGGGATGTACTGGTCATGGTTATAGTTTCCACAGCTACCTGAAAATATAGGGGAAACAGTCTCTGCAATTATTAATAcgtatttgttatttgtgtgaCTCCACATGTGATTCCCAACGATCTCTGAAACATTCTTCCATGCATCCATTTTTAGAATTACACCTCTATCATAAATAATGGGAAACTGGACACCGTGATAATAAGTTTCTCGTCCATGTTTTAAGCTAGCGAGTAGAAAAGAGAAGGCACTTCCAGATGCAGAGCTCATACATACAGTTGAACAGCCCGACCCCGGTGCCGCTGCCGCCGGACACTGCTGATGCACTTCGGTTCTTTTCAGTGACTGAACCCATGCAGCccgaatttgttttatttgtttgccaGACGTACACAATGAATACgaactgtaacacacacacacattatgtacagtatataatattgcataaaCGTCTAATCTCATTTTTTGACAGCGTAATCCGTGGCACTCTATTCTCGGTCTGCATGATGTAACTGGCGCCATTTTGGCTCATACACAGTTATTTGTAAGAGGGAATTTGGAAACAACATGGCACATACGGTTCAGTTTCATAGCACTCAGCCAGACTGAGAAGCAGAGAGGCATTGAGCGCTGTCGAGGCGGGTCGCCGGCTCCTGAGCGCCGCTGCTGCTCGCAGGGTGAATCAGCAGAAACGATTCAATGCGGACACTGATCCGATTCCCATCGGTCACCGAAACTGCACATCACTGTTCCGTACTAATCTGCTACAGTCCAGTAGTCAATAAAGCGCCCCTTGTCAAACTTGGTAGaatttcagacttcaaagaGCCAGATTCCAAATTCCAAAGGCATACTGTATTGATTTGAAGCTAATGGATAATGTATACTTAACAAGCATATAACTTTGTTCATACATTGAAGGATATTTTCGACTTAGATGGGAAACTCACAGTGTATGCGTCAAATCTTTATGATAATTCTTCCCCCACAAATTCACAAATGACTAACAAACAACTGATTAAGTAAGGCAAATTAATTTACCAATACCGTATattcaacattattttaaaatatttgtcgAACCTCATGTAATTCAGTCAGTTTAATGGAGCTACACTACCCCTTCTGGAAAATGTTGTTAGACACAATCAGTTGAATCACTTGTTGTACAAGAAGTCTTGTTGCTTGTTGAAGCCACTCTGAGAGGTGCAGTGCGCAGACATGGACTGACTGTGTCTCTGATCACTGTGCTCTCCAGGAGAACTGAAGGACCCAGAGCACTTCCATTATGGGGAGGAGACCATGCTAGCCTGGCAGGAGGGCCACCTGAGTCCAGACATCATGGAGGAGCAGAAGAAAGTAAAGGCAGCTGATCTGATTATATTTCAGGTAAAGCTGTAAACTATGGCAACTATGTCTGATGAACTTCAGAACTAGACCAACAGGGCATTTCTCCCCCTGAAGGAAGACATCAAAGTTGGATTTACAACATAGATTTCTCTTAATACCCTTCATACCCTTTAGATTTGAAGTGactcatgtttgtgtgtgtctctgtgtccccaGTTCCCCATGTACTGGTTCAGTGTTCCTGCCATTATGAAAGGCTGGATTGACCGGGTGCTCACACAGGGATTTGCCTTCACTTTCCAGGCAATGTACAACAATGGGATCTTCAAGGTAAGAACAGGCTTATTCGCTGCTAGTAGCGTAGTTTGAGCAATCTGAAGTTAACACTGAgggcaacaaaatgtattttggcCTACTCAGCACCACTGTACCCACAGTGATAGATcatctgtatgtatttataatttgatGTTAAAGGTCAAATAGGTCAGTAATGGTTAAAGTTGAAATATTAATATGCACATCCAAACATCTTTTGTCTTCTGAATTTGTCAAGCCTGTACCACTAGAGGGCACTCACTCCCGAGGCCCCAAGTAATAATGGTTTCCAAGCTGATAGAGGGCAGTGTTCAGTCTTTTGCAGGAAGATTAAATATGCTTAACATGGCAGGTTGCCTAGATATACGTTGagagaaatgtatataattcTGGATATTCATTATTTGTTATTCCCTTTTTCTTCCCAGGAAAAGAAGGCTATGCTTTCCTTTACTACAGGTGCAAGCCAATCCATGTACAGCCCTGCTGGTCTCAATGGGGATCTGAATGTGACACTGTGGCCATTACAGGTAAAGAGATCAGAATGACTGTTGGAAAACCATCAGACACAGACTGCTGGTTTAGGTTTCCTAACATGAATCTTCTCCTGGGGAATAAATTCGTCCAGGCTATCTGGCTAGATAGAATAACTACTGATTAAATTGATTACCAGGAACATCTTTCTTTACTCTCCTGCCCACTTTCACTGGCAGACTCACATTTATTTATGCACTGTTGTGGACGAGGTACACCTACATTGCACATGGGCTAAACATGGGGTGAGTGTGACATCCACGTATTGGACCACAGTTATCAATTATGTGGACTGAAATTAATAATCATGTGGATGCGTACTGAACTGCAGAGGTTTGTTGGTAACTATCAATACTGTCATATTAAACTTAACAGGCTTCATTGTGTGGTATTTCAGAGCAATATTTGACAGTCACAGCTGCCTCCGATATGGTGAAGCTTGGCTATACTAGGTTAGGCTGTTGGgattgtttgtctttttgtcaTTTTGAGGACTAAGTgtactctcctctctctctctctagaatGGGGTTCTGCATTTCTGTGGCTTCCAGGTCCTGGCCCCGGAGATCTCTTACTCACCAGGATATTGCCCTCCTGAGGCCCGCACCCAAATACTGAACTCCTGGAGGAAGAGGCTGGAGGGGCTGTGGACAGAGAAGCCCCTGACCTTTACCCCCTGTGAGCTTTTCAACCTGTCCTTCCAGGGCGGCTTCATGCTCAAGGATGAGGTCCAGGCTGCCCAGGCTAAAAAGAAGTACGGCCTGACTGTTGGGCATCACTTGGGCAAACCCATCCCTCCGAACAACCAGATAAAGGCTGATGACTGAGACTGTCTGTACTGATAGCCAAACACACACTCAATGTTGTACTGTcagccaaacacacacacacactgttgtaCTGTAATTTTGTCTGGTGCATAACTGTAATTTAACCATGTGATTAAAAGTGGTGTAGAAATCAGTTGGTGTCTATCTTTTCAGGTCATTTCTCACTGCCCTGCAAGGCACAGTGTAGTGTGCAATGAGGCTGCATTTCTGTGGCCTTCCCCTCATTTCAAAAGCATAGACAATAGacacatttacactgccatttctgatcctgatcaaatgcatcagtagCGTTTAATCctgctcagaaatggcagtgtaaaagcaCCTTGAAGATATTGAAGAGTGAAGATTTCAAAACCTTTAAGCCAgtgttggtattattattattattattattatttattgattagcagacacccttacccagggcgacttacaaaatataagagcaataaaaAGTGCAAGAAAACAGTACAAAGCatgatgcaatttacaaattacaatttgtatagtgtataggaaataaatagAATACAAGTCCTACGTCCTAAATTGTAaaagctaataagtgcagaAAAGGTGTGACGTCAccattaagagctaagggaaagagagcaaaggggaaatcaaataaacaatacgagtactagtaatgcaaagcaagaagtatgacaaagtgtataagtgcaattttacaggagaataaacaaCTAAATTATAAGTAGTCTGAAAAGATGAGTCTCGAGTAATcaccagaaggaggtcagggactcggCTGTCATGTTATAATTACATgtcaaatacaaactacagcaGAGACCCTCAATGAAAAATTTGCACCCAGTAGAAGATTCATATAGAAACCTAAACTAATTAATCTTCATAATAATGCCTACATTGTAACTCCTTACCTACTTGGTAAGTACCATCATCTTTGCGCTGCTTTTGGATGATCTTtttgtgaaatatgtatttgtcaACTGTAGGTCAGTTTGGGGAAGGGAGCCtgataatgaattaataataatgggcACATATTAAGGTCAATTAGGACTGAATATCACAGGAATAACTTACTATAATACATAATTGGAACAATCGATGGTGATCAGATATATTATGATCCCAACAGCCCCAAAACTCATTTTAATGCTGACCGAAAAGACACTTACCTTAATGCATTACCAAGTCTGAAGTGACAGTGAAAAGGATAAATGCGAGCTGCCCATTTGTAGGGCTGTGGTTGCTTTGTTAACCCTGACCTTTGTCCAGCTGCAAGACCTTGATAGAAAAGAAGAATGAACTTCAATGTCTGGACTTTGATCCAAAATTAAATGAACATCCTGGGCCAAAGTCTCTGTGTACATAATTGTTTTGAGGAGAATTGGGTGCACCTCGTCTAGACTGCAGACTTTCTTTAAATTCACAATAAGAAACATCAGACTTACTGAGCTTCTAATTTTTAAGCTGCATCGCACCTTCCTTCAGGAAAACAGCCTTCAATGACATCAGTGTCCAAATGCAATGTGTTGAATCTCTTCAAGATCTGCCTGGCAGTCTCGGATGTTATAGCCTATGACACCAACTGGTATTAACTATTGTTGAACTTCAGAACTTAACCTTTATTGGAATTTGTTTTGCACCTTCTGGCACAGTATTCAGATGGCTATCTCTTGATCACAGTCATGGAAGTCCAGCATGAACCCAGGCCCTGTTTATTACTACACAGTGAATGTCTTATCGAGAGAAATTATGTCAATAGTTTAAGGAATACAATGTACCCATCAGATGATTGCCTCATGTTACAACATTTTCAAGTATATTTTATGGCAAAAACATGGGAATGGCACGGGACTAAGATTTGAGAAGTCTATATTATTCT
This DNA window, taken from Amia ocellicauda isolate fAmiCal2 chromosome 9, fAmiCal2.hap1, whole genome shotgun sequence, encodes the following:
- the LOC136759099 gene encoding NAD(P)H dehydrogenase [quinone] 1 — its product is MARNVLIVYAHQSPCSFNAALKDAAVEVLQKQGCQVTVSDLYSLNFKASATAEDVIGELKDPEHFHYGEETMLAWQEGHLSPDIMEEQKKVKAADLIIFQFPMYWFSVPAIMKGWIDRVLTQGFAFTFQAMYNNGIFKEKKAMLSFTTGASQSMYSPAGLNGDLNVTLWPLQNGVLHFCGFQVLAPEISYSPGYCPPEARTQILNSWRKRLEGLWTEKPLTFTPCELFNLSFQGGFMLKDEVQAAQAKKKYGLTVGHHLGKPIPPNNQIKADD